A stretch of Paludisphaera borealis DNA encodes these proteins:
- a CDS encoding BON domain-containing protein, which produces MIRLTMIASAVLGVVSLSPLLTAANGQSTVSPRSSPKRPQPIEGEGAQAVVDALRANPLILPYAIQVTPSDGAIVLSGKVGTKQVHDMAVRTVIDLGLIPHDDLVIDTAEAHRVALSQSYNGPAPGLPASTGTAPYFVYPPPLFGRLDDPFWGFEPPILSFPPGYTRTPEPARRAAAGPIKGQVQLTVDSAGQVFLSGVVASEQDKRMIEQEARLSPGVTRVFNELQVASRTTPPPPPQPIDGAAIDVRPKAPAPEPQPSPTPDDDARKPKPIDLVTARDGHNLTGRAVRALERRPALKELPIAVQSNDDVVTLSGKVPSAYEAMLAYRAVEQTPGVRDVIDKLEFQMPDENHPNPLKDKARPDDLEPYLTYQIRRHAGDVAHIDRVRIRGDVVEVRGTLLPDEDQARVAATLRSIPLLRDFHIEPTFSTD; this is translated from the coding sequence ATGATCCGGCTCACCATGATCGCGTCCGCCGTTCTCGGCGTTGTTTCCCTCTCGCCGCTTCTGACCGCCGCGAACGGACAATCGACGGTCTCGCCTCGATCGAGTCCGAAGCGCCCCCAGCCGATAGAGGGGGAGGGGGCCCAGGCCGTCGTCGACGCCCTCCGCGCCAATCCACTGATCCTCCCATACGCGATCCAGGTGACGCCGAGCGACGGCGCGATCGTCCTGTCGGGCAAGGTCGGCACGAAGCAAGTCCACGACATGGCCGTCCGGACCGTGATCGACCTCGGGCTCATCCCACACGACGACCTGGTGATCGACACCGCCGAAGCCCATCGCGTGGCCCTGAGCCAGTCGTACAACGGCCCCGCGCCGGGACTTCCGGCAAGCACCGGGACGGCCCCCTATTTTGTGTATCCGCCGCCGCTTTTCGGCCGCCTCGACGATCCGTTCTGGGGGTTCGAGCCGCCGATTCTGAGCTTTCCCCCGGGCTACACCCGCACTCCCGAGCCGGCTCGCCGGGCCGCCGCCGGCCCGATCAAGGGGCAGGTGCAGTTGACCGTCGATTCCGCCGGGCAGGTGTTCCTCTCGGGGGTGGTCGCGTCCGAGCAAGACAAGCGGATGATCGAGCAAGAGGCCCGGCTGTCACCCGGCGTAACCCGCGTGTTCAACGAGCTTCAGGTGGCCAGCCGAACGACTCCGCCCCCTCCCCCACAGCCGATCGACGGCGCGGCGATCGACGTCCGACCGAAGGCGCCGGCCCCCGAGCCCCAGCCCTCACCGACGCCCGACGACGACGCGCGAAAGCCCAAGCCGATCGACCTCGTGACGGCGCGCGACGGCCACAACCTGACGGGCCGCGCGGTCCGGGCGCTGGAGCGGCGGCCGGCGCTCAAGGAGTTGCCGATCGCCGTGCAGTCGAACGACGACGTCGTGACGCTCTCGGGCAAAGTTCCATCGGCCTACGAGGCCATGCTGGCGTATCGGGCCGTCGAGCAGACGCCCGGCGTCCGCGACGTGATCGACAAACTTGAGTTTCAGATGCCCGACGAGAACCATCCGAACCCGCTCAAGGACAAGGCCCGCCCCGACGACCTCGAACCTTACCTGACTTACCAGATCCGCCGCCACGCCGGCGATGTCGCCCACATCGACCGCGTCCGGATTCGCGGCGACGTCGTCGAAGTCCGCGGTACGCTCCTGCCCGACGAGGACCAGGCGCGCGTCGCCGCGACCCTCCGCTCCATCCCCTTGCTGCGCGATTTCCACATCGAGCCAACCTTCAGCACCGACTGA
- a CDS encoding PEP-CTERM sorting domain-containing protein, giving the protein MIITRTCIAAGLTSLALLPSPSVRADSYSFVNFDGPGQNGGGTTVNAINNNGAVVGFSSDNAATPTLFTNFVRNPNGSFTTLNINNDPLANANGINDVGVVVGLSQNNAFSLDSKTNSFTALPPAKPGDTGMENAFGINKAGVIVGQFTQNSTDTQPGFVLANGVFTIFQATNTSTVTNVQNIDNNGLAIGFYSADGVHQHGFTYDTVSQQILLLADPNIANLELTQFLGVNDKGLAVGYYQTNDGSQHGFLYNLKNGTYSFLDDPNAAKSGFSITQITGINNSNEITGFYVDATTGLQRGFVATAVPEPGSILLAGFGLAFALGYTRRRNKQPATA; this is encoded by the coding sequence GTGATCATCACCCGCACATGCATTGCCGCCGGACTGACAAGTCTTGCGCTCCTGCCGTCGCCCTCGGTCCGCGCCGACAGTTACTCTTTCGTGAACTTCGACGGGCCGGGCCAGAACGGCGGCGGAACCACCGTCAACGCCATCAACAACAACGGCGCCGTGGTCGGCTTCAGCTCGGACAACGCCGCGACGCCCACTCTCTTCACGAACTTTGTTCGCAACCCGAACGGCTCTTTCACCACGCTGAACATCAACAACGATCCGCTCGCCAACGCCAATGGAATCAACGACGTCGGCGTCGTCGTCGGCCTCTCCCAGAACAACGCCTTCTCACTCGACTCCAAGACCAACAGCTTCACAGCCTTGCCGCCGGCCAAGCCGGGCGACACCGGGATGGAGAACGCTTTCGGAATCAACAAGGCCGGCGTCATCGTCGGTCAGTTCACCCAGAACTCGACGGACACCCAGCCCGGCTTCGTCCTGGCCAACGGCGTGTTCACGATTTTCCAGGCGACGAACACGTCCACCGTCACGAATGTTCAGAACATCGACAACAACGGGCTCGCGATCGGCTTCTATTCCGCCGACGGCGTTCACCAGCACGGCTTCACGTACGACACCGTCAGCCAGCAGATCTTGCTGCTCGCCGACCCCAACATCGCCAACCTCGAACTCACCCAGTTCCTCGGGGTGAATGACAAGGGGTTGGCGGTCGGCTACTACCAGACGAACGACGGCAGCCAGCACGGCTTCCTCTACAACCTCAAGAACGGGACGTACAGTTTCCTGGACGATCCCAATGCGGCGAAGAGCGGTTTCTCCATCACCCAGATAACCGGGATCAACAACTCGAACGAAATCACTGGTTTCTACGTCGACGCCACGACCGGCCTCCAGCGTGGTTTCGTGGCGACCGCCGTCCCCGAGCCGGGCTCGATCCTACTCGCGGGTTTCGGTCTGGCGTTCGCCCTGGGCTACACTCGCCGCCGTAATAAGCAGCCCGCGACCGCGTGA
- a CDS encoding ECF-type sigma factor: MNEPLRGKEYAEFIRRIRLGDERAADDLIRLYEPEVRLEVRALLRLRDSRLRRVFDSMDICQSIMVDFFLRAAVGEFDLDEPSQLIRLLVGMARNRLAERVRFHQRHRRDVRRIDVNDTEEWAIPSQAETPSEVISRRELLALFRGRLSVEEQEVADLRSQGHDWATVARELGGTPEGRRKQLARAVARVGLELGLDSVVG, translated from the coding sequence ATGAACGAGCCGTTGCGAGGGAAAGAATACGCGGAGTTTATTCGTCGCATCCGTCTGGGCGACGAGCGAGCGGCGGACGACCTGATCCGGCTCTATGAGCCCGAGGTCCGATTGGAGGTCCGCGCCTTGCTTCGTCTCCGCGACTCGCGGCTGCGGCGGGTCTTTGACTCGATGGACATCTGCCAGTCGATCATGGTCGACTTTTTCCTCCGCGCCGCAGTCGGCGAATTCGACCTGGACGAGCCTTCGCAGCTCATCCGCCTCCTTGTCGGCATGGCCCGGAACCGGCTCGCCGAGCGCGTACGCTTCCACCAGAGGCATCGCCGCGACGTCCGCCGGATCGACGTGAACGACACGGAGGAATGGGCGATCCCGTCCCAGGCCGAGACGCCGAGCGAGGTGATCTCCCGGCGCGAGTTGCTCGCACTGTTCCGGGGACGCCTGTCCGTGGAAGAACAAGAGGTCGCCGACCTGCGGTCGCAAGGGCACGACTGGGCGACCGTGGCCCGGGAGCTTGGCGGCACCCCCGAGGGCCGTCGCAAGCAGCTTGCCCGCGCCGTCGCCCGGGTCGGCCTGGAACTTGGACTCGACTCGGTCGTTGGCTGA
- a CDS encoding nucleoside phosphorylase — translation MRDPEPQRLAPAPAPADIGVVMAMPIEAGYLLDRLERVRRYNSRSLTVTEGELDGRIVAVIVSGVGRASARRGAEHLMAGHRPRVLVSAGFAGALDVDLKRNDLVAPRIVIDGAGDAVEIDEALVESLPGIVKAGRLLLVDRVITDPGEKAALRLAHQADLIDMETFSVAAAARDQGAPFVSLRVISDDARTELPAEIGRLLNTSGTYRVGAAMRAIWSRPSSLKDFWTLHAQAMESSDRLANGLQVLIRGLA, via the coding sequence TTGAGAGACCCCGAGCCCCAGCGGCTCGCACCCGCTCCCGCTCCGGCCGACATCGGCGTGGTCATGGCCATGCCGATCGAGGCCGGCTATCTCCTCGACAGGCTTGAGCGGGTCCGCCGCTACAACTCCCGGTCGCTGACGGTGACCGAAGGCGAACTCGACGGCCGGATCGTGGCCGTGATCGTCTCGGGGGTCGGCCGAGCCTCGGCCCGCCGGGGCGCGGAACACCTGATGGCCGGGCACCGCCCGCGCGTGCTGGTTTCGGCCGGTTTCGCCGGCGCCCTCGACGTCGACCTCAAGCGCAACGATCTGGTCGCGCCCCGAATCGTGATCGACGGCGCGGGCGACGCCGTCGAGATCGACGAGGCCCTCGTCGAATCCCTCCCGGGGATCGTCAAGGCGGGTCGGCTGCTTCTCGTCGACCGCGTGATCACCGACCCGGGCGAGAAGGCCGCGCTCCGGCTTGCGCATCAGGCCGATCTGATCGACATGGAGACCTTCAGCGTCGCCGCCGCGGCCCGCGATCAGGGCGCGCCGTTCGTCTCGCTGCGAGTGATCAGCGACGACGCGCGGACGGAGCTTCCCGCCGAGATCGGTCGACTGCTCAACACGTCGGGCACCTATCGCGTGGGCGCGGCCATGCGCGCGATCTGGAGCCGGCCGTCGTCGTTGAAAGACTTCTGGACGCTGCACGCCCAGGCGATGGAATCGTCGGACCGGCTGGCGAACGGCCTCCAGGTCCTCATTCGCGGTCTCGCCTAG
- a CDS encoding serine/threonine-protein kinase: protein MATDQNPISIGLDRDDAARRAPAPQQETSSLSERWLDIRERLALADGASEPQRVEWICSDQIRDWQAGRRIPAEAYLALHPLFPAESEAVFEVVYNEFLLRESLGERPCLEEFVWRFPDLADRLARQLALHRALSSDDGADGEGVPAPRARKANREGDDGPTIAGAPRIPGYRILGELGRGGAGVVYKARQLTLDRLVALKVIQAGHRALPGAVERFHAEAEATARFQHPNIIQVHEVGEHEGLGYLALEYAAGGSLEAAIAGTPWAPTVASALIEELARAIHYAHERGIVHRDLKPANVVMTSSRTPKITDFGLAKLLEQNECSTVSGTILGTPSYMAPEQFLGSSHEITPAADVYALGAMLYEALTGRPPFKGPRRSRLWTRSPTTSRSLPASSNGPFRSTWKRSA from the coding sequence GTGGCGACGGACCAGAACCCAATTTCGATCGGCCTGGATCGGGACGACGCGGCGCGGCGGGCGCCAGCGCCGCAACAGGAGACTTCCAGCCTTTCGGAGCGTTGGCTCGACATTCGTGAACGGCTCGCTCTGGCCGACGGCGCGAGCGAACCGCAGCGGGTCGAGTGGATCTGCTCCGACCAGATCCGCGACTGGCAAGCCGGCCGGCGGATTCCGGCCGAGGCCTATCTCGCTCTGCACCCGCTCTTCCCGGCGGAGAGTGAGGCGGTGTTCGAGGTGGTCTACAACGAGTTCTTGCTCCGCGAGTCCCTGGGCGAACGGCCCTGCCTCGAGGAGTTCGTCTGGCGATTCCCTGATCTCGCCGACCGGCTCGCGCGCCAGCTCGCCTTGCACCGCGCCCTCTCGAGCGACGACGGCGCAGATGGCGAGGGAGTCCCCGCCCCCCGGGCGCGGAAAGCCAACCGCGAAGGCGACGACGGCCCGACGATCGCGGGGGCGCCTCGGATACCCGGCTATCGAATCCTCGGCGAACTCGGACGAGGGGGGGCTGGCGTGGTTTACAAGGCGCGTCAGCTCACGCTCGATCGTCTGGTCGCCCTCAAAGTGATCCAGGCCGGCCATCGCGCCTTACCCGGGGCGGTCGAGCGATTCCACGCCGAGGCCGAAGCGACGGCCCGGTTCCAGCACCCGAATATCATCCAAGTCCACGAGGTCGGCGAGCACGAGGGACTTGGCTACCTCGCTCTCGAATACGCCGCCGGCGGGAGCCTCGAGGCCGCGATCGCCGGCACACCGTGGGCCCCGACCGTAGCCTCGGCCCTGATCGAAGAACTCGCCCGGGCGATTCATTACGCCCACGAGCGCGGGATCGTCCACCGCGATCTGAAACCGGCCAACGTCGTGATGACCTCGAGCCGAACTCCCAAAATCACCGACTTCGGACTCGCGAAACTGCTCGAACAGAACGAGTGTTCAACGGTCTCCGGAACGATCCTGGGGACCCCCAGTTACATGGCCCCCGAGCAATTCCTGGGCTCCTCGCATGAGATCACGCCCGCGGCCGACGTTTATGCGCTGGGGGCGATGCTCTACGAGGCCCTGACCGGCCGGCCGCCGTTCAAGGGGCCACGCCGCTCGCGACTCTGGACCAGGTCGCCAACCACGAGCCGCTCACTCCCAGCAAGCTCCAACGGACCATTCCGCTCGACCTGGAAACGATCTGCATGA
- the shc gene encoding squalene--hopene cyclase: MIANREEGASPVSADHHITRLSSRRNPLRADGYEAALDRTRGWLLARQQTDGHWVGELEGDTILESEYVLLHAFLGREHEEVCKRCARYMLERQLPEGGWAIYPGGPAEISASVKAYFALKLVGYSVDDPALVKARKVILDLGGAAACNSFTRFYLALLGQITYDDCPTVPPELVLIPSRLNFSLSAMSAWTRSIVVPLSIMSHYKPVRRIEPKRGIDDLFLNGSRRRPRCNEPLFSWARFFLAADRGLKWADRWLPVSWRRPGLTAAHRWMLEHFEDSDGLGAIFPPMIYTIVALKCLGYDSDSTSMEWAWRHLADLEIREGDTTRLQPCVSPVWDTAIATIALSDADEPADESAVERAVVWLLGKELRRGGDWQVRRPNVEPTGWHFQYANGYYPDIDDTAMVLMALLRSPAAGGGNQVAEALKRGVDWLLAMQNRDGGWAAFDVDIDNEVLTKVPFADHNAMLDPSCADITARVIELLGTLGHKASHPAVARGLEYLWNSQEPEGCWYGRWGVNYVYGTWQVLQGLKTVGVPMDLPALVKAADWLETVQQPCGGWGETCRSYDDPALKGTGEPTASQTAWAVLGLIAAGRASSEAVARGVQYLVDSQSDDGSWDEPEYTGTGFPKVFYLKYHLYRIYFPLMAISRYSQAVARTRGLAPGALASRIPAEPKPLD; the protein is encoded by the coding sequence ATGATCGCCAACAGGGAGGAAGGCGCTTCGCCGGTATCCGCGGATCATCACATCACCCGGCTATCCTCACGGCGAAATCCCCTCCGGGCCGACGGCTATGAAGCGGCTCTCGACCGGACCCGAGGCTGGCTCCTGGCCCGGCAGCAGACCGACGGCCACTGGGTCGGCGAGCTCGAAGGCGATACGATCCTCGAATCCGAATACGTCCTGCTCCACGCCTTTCTCGGCCGTGAGCACGAAGAGGTTTGCAAGCGGTGCGCCCGCTACATGCTCGAACGGCAACTTCCCGAGGGGGGCTGGGCGATCTACCCCGGCGGCCCGGCGGAGATCAGCGCCTCGGTGAAGGCCTACTTCGCGCTCAAGCTCGTCGGCTATTCCGTCGACGACCCGGCGCTGGTGAAGGCCCGCAAGGTGATCCTCGACCTCGGCGGCGCGGCGGCCTGCAACAGCTTCACGCGGTTCTACCTCGCGTTGCTCGGACAGATCACGTACGACGATTGCCCGACCGTCCCCCCCGAACTGGTCCTGATCCCGTCTCGCCTCAACTTCAGCCTGAGCGCGATGTCGGCCTGGACGCGGTCGATCGTCGTGCCGCTGTCGATCATGTCGCACTACAAGCCGGTGCGTCGGATCGAGCCCAAGCGAGGCATCGACGATCTGTTCTTGAACGGCTCCCGCCGCCGTCCCCGATGCAACGAGCCGCTGTTCTCCTGGGCCCGCTTCTTCCTGGCCGCCGATCGCGGTCTGAAATGGGCCGACCGGTGGCTCCCCGTCTCGTGGCGTCGACCCGGGCTCACGGCGGCCCACCGCTGGATGCTCGAGCACTTCGAAGACTCCGACGGCCTGGGCGCGATCTTCCCGCCGATGATCTACACGATCGTCGCTCTCAAGTGCCTGGGCTACGACTCCGATTCGACGAGCATGGAATGGGCGTGGCGGCACCTCGCCGATCTTGAGATCCGCGAGGGCGATACGACCCGGTTGCAGCCGTGCGTCTCGCCGGTCTGGGACACGGCGATCGCGACGATCGCGCTCTCGGACGCCGACGAACCGGCGGACGAATCGGCCGTCGAGCGAGCGGTCGTCTGGCTGCTCGGCAAAGAGCTGCGCCGGGGGGGCGACTGGCAGGTCCGGCGGCCCAACGTCGAACCGACGGGCTGGCACTTCCAGTACGCCAACGGCTACTACCCCGACATCGACGACACCGCGATGGTCTTGATGGCCCTCTTGAGGTCGCCCGCGGCGGGGGGCGGAAATCAGGTCGCCGAGGCCCTCAAGCGCGGCGTCGACTGGTTACTGGCGATGCAGAACCGCGACGGCGGCTGGGCGGCGTTCGACGTCGACATCGACAATGAAGTGCTCACGAAAGTCCCATTCGCCGACCATAACGCGATGCTCGATCCGAGCTGCGCCGACATCACCGCGCGGGTGATCGAGCTGCTGGGAACGCTCGGCCACAAGGCGAGTCATCCGGCCGTCGCCCGGGGGCTGGAATACCTTTGGAATTCGCAGGAGCCCGAAGGCTGCTGGTACGGCCGATGGGGCGTCAATTACGTCTACGGAACCTGGCAAGTTCTCCAGGGGCTCAAGACCGTCGGAGTGCCGATGGACCTGCCGGCGCTGGTCAAGGCGGCCGACTGGCTCGAAACGGTCCAGCAGCCGTGCGGCGGCTGGGGCGAGACCTGCCGAAGCTACGACGACCCGGCCCTGAAGGGGACCGGCGAGCCAACGGCCTCGCAAACGGCCTGGGCAGTGCTCGGCCTGATCGCCGCCGGACGCGCGTCGAGCGAGGCGGTCGCCCGGGGCGTCCAGTACCTGGTGGACAGCCAGTCGGACGACGGCTCGTGGGATGAACCCGAGTACACGGGAACCGGTTTCCCCAAAGTTTTCTATTTGAAGTACCACCTTTATCGGATCTACTTCCCGCTCATGGCGATCTCGCGGTACAGCCAGGCCGTCGCCAGGACTCGCGGCCTCGCGCCGGGGGCCCTGGCGAGCCGGATTCCGGCTGAACCGAAGCCGCTGGACTGA
- a CDS encoding transglutaminase-like domain-containing protein, protein MDWSRLPRRLSVVVLLEAAMVLIAPSAARAQDAWDAIFLAGNKIGHIHTFIEKVSEKGRPLNRVRVDTVLNFRRGDDVVTQKMSYGTIETPDGEVLRLDTRTLTSDNEIRVYGDAIKGQMNLILEGTQQRQEKVIPWGSDVRGPYAAEQSMARKPMTKGESRTLKMYIPDLNRIVDIELKAGETVDTLLGDGAKRPLLKVEQLARLDGKPRSELNAVLWVDASGQVLKQDVDLLGGMTTYRTTEAGAKAAGAPGRAVKYDQIRNTIIKVGRLIPNPYQTRYVKYQLTLKDGDPAEVFPTDARQSIQPAGDGRSATLIVQTVGPTEGTAGAPSVDAEFLRPNGIITSGHDRVKRLAQRAIGNAVDPWDQAVKINHWVFDGMKSNFETTFAPASEVALNLTGDCTEHSVLAAAMSRAVGIPSRVAVGLIYVDNEKFPVKGFGFHMWHEVYVNNRWVALDSSFDQSSVDATHIKLSDSSLEGVSPFESFLPIVRVLGKLTIDPVELR, encoded by the coding sequence ATGGACTGGTCTCGCCTCCCCCGCCGACTGAGCGTCGTCGTTTTGCTGGAAGCCGCCATGGTGCTGATCGCCCCTTCGGCCGCTCGGGCCCAGGACGCCTGGGACGCGATCTTCCTCGCGGGGAACAAGATCGGCCACATCCACACGTTCATCGAGAAAGTCTCCGAGAAGGGGAGGCCGCTGAATCGAGTCCGGGTCGACACCGTCCTCAATTTCCGCCGCGGTGACGACGTCGTGACCCAAAAAATGTCGTACGGGACGATCGAGACCCCCGATGGAGAGGTCCTCCGCCTCGACACCCGCACACTCACCAGCGACAACGAGATCCGGGTCTACGGCGACGCCATCAAGGGGCAGATGAACTTGATCCTGGAAGGGACGCAGCAGCGCCAGGAGAAAGTGATCCCCTGGGGAAGCGACGTCCGAGGCCCCTACGCCGCCGAGCAGAGCATGGCGCGCAAGCCCATGACGAAGGGCGAGAGCCGCACCCTCAAAATGTACATCCCCGACCTCAACCGGATCGTCGACATCGAGCTCAAGGCCGGCGAAACGGTCGACACGCTGCTGGGCGACGGCGCGAAGCGGCCGCTGCTCAAAGTCGAGCAGCTCGCCAGGCTCGACGGCAAGCCGCGATCCGAACTGAACGCCGTCCTCTGGGTCGATGCGAGCGGCCAGGTGCTCAAGCAAGACGTCGACCTGCTGGGCGGCATGACGACCTACCGCACCACCGAAGCGGGCGCCAAGGCCGCCGGCGCTCCGGGACGCGCCGTCAAGTACGACCAGATCCGGAACACGATCATCAAGGTCGGCCGCCTCATCCCCAACCCCTACCAGACGCGGTACGTGAAGTACCAGCTCACGCTCAAGGACGGCGACCCCGCCGAAGTCTTTCCGACCGACGCGCGGCAGAGCATTCAGCCGGCCGGCGACGGGCGATCGGCGACGCTGATCGTCCAGACCGTCGGCCCCACCGAAGGAACGGCCGGCGCGCCGAGCGTCGACGCTGAATTCCTCCGGCCCAACGGCATCATCACCAGCGGCCACGACCGCGTCAAACGGCTCGCTCAACGCGCGATCGGCAACGCCGTCGACCCCTGGGATCAGGCCGTGAAGATCAACCACTGGGTGTTCGACGGCATGAAGAGCAACTTCGAAACGACGTTCGCACCGGCCAGCGAAGTCGCGCTCAACCTGACGGGCGACTGCACCGAGCATTCGGTCCTGGCCGCGGCCATGTCGCGGGCTGTGGGCATCCCCTCGCGCGTCGCCGTCGGTCTGATCTACGTCGACAACGAGAAGTTCCCGGTGAAGGGCTTCGGCTTCCACATGTGGCACGAAGTCTACGTCAACAACCGGTGGGTGGCCCTCGATTCGTCGTTCGACCAGTCGAGCGTCGACGCGACGCATATCAAGCTGTCGGATTCGAGCCTCGAAGGGGTCTCTCCGTTCGAGTCGTTCCTGCCCATCGTCCGCGTGCTGGGCAAGCTGACGATCGACCCCGTCGAGCTGCGCTGA
- the hpnH gene encoding adenosyl-hopene transferase HpnH, which translates to MRFPLEMSSRIAGYVAKKKIARTKKFPMVLMLEPLHACNLTCTGCGRIREYVSTIKQKLSIDECLAAVDECGAPVVSICGGEPMIYPGIEELTAKILERKKVVYLCTNGMFIRKKIKDFKPNSRFFFNVHLDGMRKNHDIAVEREGVFDSAIDGIKAAKEAGFLVCTNTTVFHETDMQELDELFGYLTGLDVDGFLISPGYGYAAVDSKEIFMTRDDIRTKFRAAEAMFRKYRFYSSPIYLEFLQGKRELSCTAWANPTRNIKGWKGPCYLITDIHHPTFDDLLNKTEWENYGPGKDPRCENCMMHSGFETSAALGVNSRLGDTLKMVRWQFL; encoded by the coding sequence ATGCGTTTCCCGCTTGAGATGAGTAGCCGGATCGCCGGTTACGTGGCCAAGAAGAAGATCGCCAGGACCAAGAAGTTCCCCATGGTCCTGATGCTCGAACCGCTTCACGCCTGCAATTTGACTTGCACGGGCTGCGGTCGAATCCGCGAGTACGTCTCGACGATCAAGCAAAAGCTCTCGATCGACGAGTGCCTGGCGGCGGTCGACGAATGCGGCGCGCCGGTGGTCTCGATCTGCGGCGGCGAGCCGATGATCTACCCCGGGATCGAAGAGCTGACCGCCAAGATCCTCGAGCGCAAGAAGGTCGTCTACCTCTGCACCAACGGGATGTTCATCCGCAAGAAGATCAAGGATTTCAAGCCGAACTCCCGGTTCTTCTTCAACGTCCACCTCGACGGCATGCGGAAGAACCACGACATCGCCGTCGAGCGCGAAGGCGTTTTCGACTCGGCGATCGACGGGATCAAGGCCGCCAAGGAGGCCGGATTCCTCGTCTGCACCAACACGACGGTCTTCCACGAGACCGACATGCAAGAGCTTGACGAGCTCTTCGGCTACCTGACCGGCCTCGACGTCGACGGCTTCCTGATCTCGCCGGGCTACGGCTACGCGGCCGTCGACTCGAAAGAGATCTTCATGACCCGCGACGACATCCGGACCAAGTTCCGCGCCGCCGAGGCCATGTTCCGCAAGTACCGATTCTACTCGTCGCCGATCTACCTGGAATTCCTCCAGGGCAAGCGCGAGCTGTCCTGCACCGCCTGGGCCAACCCGACCCGCAACATCAAGGGTTGGAAGGGGCCGTGCTACCTGATCACCGACATCCACCATCCGACCTTCGACGACCTGCTCAACAAGACCGAGTGGGAGAACTACGGCCCCGGCAAAGACCCGAGGTGCGAGAACTGCATGATGCACTCGGGCTTCGAGACGTCGGCCGCGCTCGGCGTCAACAGCCGGCTGGGCGACACCCTCAAAATGGTCCGGTGGCAATTCCTTTGA